The following proteins are co-located in the Gossypium hirsutum isolate 1008001.06 chromosome A02, Gossypium_hirsutum_v2.1, whole genome shotgun sequence genome:
- the LOC107951173 gene encoding SUN domain-containing protein 5, translating to MKKPRNGHSIVYVTCRNDCNNGRNESVKPNRDTTIKTKNNKNSNNNDKNNLINGKSIYELSLSVIISLWCLIFLFYFRLGHSHENGGNSRPENQTACSSSVGHNEKLCNDANREDNCTNRMLLELNKSVSYNNSTYQKFVKYEYSFCKTSRLDEVILKVLGYTAFCCDIVEQEEHNVRREMEQPNLKSSSAYLKFDEFRNITRQAKEGDPPGTFKITHRLESDGSEYNYASTLKGAKVVAHNKEAKGANNILGKDHDQYLRNPCTVEGKYVVIELAEETLVDAVKIANFEHHSSNFKEFELYGSLNYPTDTWSPLGKFVAANVKQIQTFTLSEPKWLRYLKLNLLSHYGSDFYCTLSVVEVYGVDVIERMLEDLFVPSEQHVTKSTDSNSTGPSVKPDVSSYDGKRNDEAQTAASRIDNAEDVQKLNETATKNPVTTRRIPDPLTEIKQLPVGRIPSDTVLKILMQKVRSLDLNLSILEEYIKELNRREGDALPEINSELSRISLLLEKSKTEIKDLMHWKEAMEREFADLESWKTVVSSSISTLVRENSMLRLDVEKVVQDQTSLETKKLAVLAVSLFFVCIAILKLVSSRVTMFLGATDRSEKVYQTSQGWVLILVSSSMTIFITLLSG from the exons ATGAAGAAACCAAGAAATGGGCATTCCATCGTGTACGTGACATGTCGAAACGACTGCAATAATGGCAGGAACGAGTCTGTCAAACCCAACAGAGACACTACCATCAAGACCAAGAACAACAAAAACAGCAATAACAACGACAAGAACAATTTGATCAATGGAAAGAGTATCTATGAGCTCTCCTTGTCTGTTATTATCTCCCTTTGGTGTCTCATCTTCTTGTTCTACTTTCGACTTGGTCATAGCCATGAAAATGGag GAAATTCACGTCCTGAGAACCAAACAGCATGTTCTTCTAGTGTTGGTCATAATgaaaagctttgtaatgatgcaaaTAGAGAAGATAATTGTACGAATCGAATGTTGTTAGAGCttaacaagtcagtgagttataaTAACTCCACTTATCAGAAGTTTGTGAAGTATGAATACTCTTTCTGCAAAACAAGCAGGCTTGATGAAGTGATTCTCAAAGTTTTGGGTTACACTGCTTTTTGTTGCGACATAGTTGAACAAGAGGAGCATAATGTAAGAAGAGAAATGGAACAACCTAATCTGAAAAGCTCTTCAGCTTATCTCAAATTCGATGAATTCCGGAATATAACAAGGCAAGCGAAAGAGGGTGATCCTCCGGGTACGTTTAAGATCACTCATCGTCTTGAATCCGACGGTTCTGAGTACAATTATGCATCTACATTGAAAGGTGCTAAAGTGGTTGCACATAACAAGGAAGCAAAAGGTGCAAACAACATATTGGGAAAAGATCATGATCAATATCTAAGAAATCCTTGTACCGTGGAAGGAAAGTATGTTGTGATTGAGTTAGCAGAGGAGACATTGGTTGATGCTGTTAAAATCGCTAATTTCGAACACCATTCTTCGAATTTCAAGGAATTCGAGTTGTATGGTAGTTTGAATTATCCAACCGATACATGGTCTCCATTAGGAAAGTTTGTTGCTGCTAATGTGAAGCAAATTCAGACCTTTACACTATCAGAACCAAAATGGTTGAGGTATCTGAAGTTAAATCTACTAAGTCATTACGGTTCGGATTTTTACTGCACGCTGAGTGTTGTAGAGGTATATGGTGTCGATGTAATCGAGAGGATGCTCGAAGATCTATTTGTTCCCTCCGAACAACATGTCACGAAATCAACAGATTCTAATTCAACAGGGCCTTCTGTAAAACCAGATGTGAGTTCCTATGACGGTAAAAGAAATGACGAGGCTCAAACTGCTGCTTCCAGGATAGACAATGCCGAGGATGTTCAAAAGCTCAATGAGACTGCAACGAAGAATCCAGTTACCACACGAAGGATTCCCGATCCTTTAACCGAAATTAAACAACTACCTGTTGGTAGAATACCTAGTGACACTGTCTTAAAGATATTGATGCAGAAAGTGAGGTCTCTTGATTTGAACTTATCTATTTTGGAAGAGTATATCAAAGAATTAAACCGAAGAGAAGGCGATGCTTTACCGGAGATCAATTCCGAGTTATCAAGAATTTCTCTACTTTTGGAGAAAAGCAAAACAGAAATAAAAGATCTCATGCATTGGAAAGAAGCAATG GAAAGAGAATTTGCAGACCTTGAATCATGGAAAACTGTGGTTTCTTCTAGTATAAGTACATTGGTTAGAGAAAACAGCATGTTAAG ATTAGATGTTGAAAAGGTTGTACAAGATCAAACAAGTTTGGAGACAAAAAAACTTGCTGTATTAGCAGTAAGTCTTTTCTTTGTTTGTATTGCCATTCTGAAGTTAGTTTCGAGCCGAGTCACGATGTTTTTGGGAGCCACCGACCGGTCGGAAAAGGTATACCAGACGAGCCAAGGTTGGGTTTTGATACTTGTTAGTAGCAGTATGACAATATTCATTACTTTGCTGTCTGGGTAA